From Hartmannibacter diazotrophicus, a single genomic window includes:
- the plsY gene encoding glycerol-3-phosphate 1-O-acyltransferase PlsY: MVAGLLGGYLLGSIPFGYLFTRLAGLGDIRSIGSGNIGATNVLRTGRKGLALATVLADGLKGTLAVLIAMQFGPIAAVSAGMGAFLGHLFPVWLKFRGGKGVATYIGILLGLYPPAVLVFAAIWILVAYLTRYSSLAALLATLATPAVLWSFDKPLLALLFVALTALVYIRHWQNIIRLMAGTESRIGAKKT; this comes from the coding sequence ATCGTGGCAGGCCTTCTCGGCGGCTATCTGCTCGGGTCGATTCCCTTTGGCTATCTCTTCACCCGCCTGGCAGGACTGGGAGATATCCGCTCTATTGGTTCGGGCAACATCGGCGCGACGAACGTTCTGAGGACGGGACGAAAGGGCCTGGCGCTGGCAACCGTCCTGGCGGACGGCCTGAAAGGCACCCTAGCCGTCCTGATTGCCATGCAGTTCGGCCCGATCGCTGCGGTCTCCGCCGGAATGGGCGCCTTTCTCGGCCACCTCTTTCCGGTCTGGCTGAAGTTTCGCGGCGGCAAGGGCGTTGCAACCTATATTGGAATCCTGCTGGGCCTCTATCCGCCGGCAGTCCTCGTCTTTGCCGCCATCTGGATTCTGGTCGCCTACCTCACCCGCTATTCCTCGCTCGCCGCCCTGCTCGCAACGCTCGCGACGCCGGCCGTGCTCTGGAGCTTCGACAAGCCCCTGCTCGCCTTGCTGTTCGTTGCCCTCACGGCCCTCGTCTACATCCGGCACTGGCAGAACATCATCCGGCTCATGGCCGGGACGGAGAGCAGGATCGGCGCCAAGAAGACATGA
- the dprA gene encoding DNA-processing protein DprA, translating to MSAGGPIQLTDAQRLAWLRLIRSENIGPATFRELLNHFGSAGTALEELPKLSRRGGATRRLRIATLDEAERELQRTRDAGADIVALGEAAYPEHLARIDAPPPLLTLRGNGPGLARRPTVAIVGARNASVAGRKMAERIASGLEASGYVVVSGLARGIDAAAHGAALRGGTVGVIAGGIDHVYPEENRDLYARIVASGGAILTEMPHGWMPRAQDFPRRNRLISGMSLGVVVIEAAERSGSLHTARFALDQGREVMAVPGSPLDPRSAGTNSLIRAGAVLIRSEADVIEALTPMIGRAMPVSRSERTAIREGGPAAGEDADIREAERAIVTEALGPSPVEIDEIIRMTGLPASSVQLILIELEIAGRLERHGNGRLVSLQ from the coding sequence ATGAGCGCCGGCGGCCCCATCCAGTTGACCGACGCTCAGCGTCTCGCCTGGCTGAGGCTGATTCGCAGCGAGAACATCGGGCCTGCGACCTTTCGTGAACTGCTCAATCATTTCGGCTCGGCAGGCACCGCCCTTGAGGAGCTGCCGAAACTGTCGCGGCGCGGCGGCGCAACGCGAAGGCTGAGGATCGCCACCCTCGACGAGGCCGAGCGCGAACTCCAGCGGACACGCGATGCCGGCGCCGACATCGTGGCTCTCGGCGAGGCCGCCTACCCCGAACACCTGGCGCGGATCGACGCCCCTCCTCCCCTCCTGACCCTTCGCGGCAATGGCCCCGGCCTTGCCCGTCGCCCGACCGTCGCCATCGTCGGCGCCCGCAACGCGTCCGTCGCGGGCAGGAAGATGGCCGAGCGCATCGCCTCCGGGCTGGAAGCCTCCGGCTATGTCGTCGTCTCCGGCCTTGCCCGCGGCATCGACGCGGCCGCTCACGGCGCGGCCCTCAGGGGCGGTACGGTCGGCGTCATCGCCGGCGGCATCGATCACGTCTACCCGGAAGAAAACCGCGACCTTTATGCCCGCATCGTCGCAAGTGGCGGCGCCATCCTGACGGAAATGCCCCATGGCTGGATGCCTCGCGCACAGGATTTTCCGCGCCGCAACCGTCTGATTTCCGGGATGTCGCTCGGTGTGGTGGTGATCGAGGCTGCCGAACGGTCCGGTTCGCTGCATACCGCCCGTTTCGCGCTGGACCAGGGCCGCGAAGTCATGGCCGTTCCCGGTTCGCCGCTCGATCCGCGCAGCGCCGGCACCAACTCGCTCATCCGGGCCGGCGCCGTCTTGATCCGCTCGGAGGCCGACGTCATCGAGGCGCTCACCCCGATGATCGGACGCGCCATGCCGGTCTCAAGAAGCGAGAGAACGGCCATCCGCGAAGGCGGGCCGGCCGCAGGTGAGGACGCCGACATTCGCGAGGCCGAGCGCGCCATCGTGACCGAGGCGCTTGGACCGAGCCCGGTCGAAATCGACGAGATCATCCGGATGACCGGACTGCCCGCGTCAAGCGTTCAGCTGATTCTCATCGAACTGGAGATTGCCGGACGGCTGGAGCGGCACGGAAATGGCCGCCTCGTGTCATTGCAGTAG
- the topA gene encoding type I DNA topoisomerase — translation MNVVVVESPAKAKTINKYLGSGYQVLASYGHVRDLPAKDGSVDPEHDFAMTWEVDGKSNKRISDIANAVKDADTLILATDPDREGEAISWHLIEVLAKKRVLKDKKIERVVFNAITKQSVLEAMANPRQLDEPLVEAYLARRALDYLVGFTLSPVLWRKLPGARSAGRVQSVALRLICDREAEIETFKPQEYWSIIARLKTAAGEPFEARIAEYAGKKLTRLDVGTEAEAMEIKRHLEAASLTVASVESRPQKRNPYAPFTTSTLQQEASRKLGLSAQRTMQIAQRLYEGVDIGGETAGLITYMRTDGVQIAPEAVGAARKLIGNDYGARYLPEKPRFYSTKAKNAQEAHEAIRPTDVFRLPKAVAKFLEPEQAKLYELIWKRTIASQMQSADFERTTVDIDASAGGKSATLRATGSVMKFDGFLTLYTESRDDEEDEEGSRLPAIATGDKPQRESVEAAQHFTEPPPRYTEATLVKKMEELGIGRPSTYAATLATLRDREYVEIDKKRLIPQDKGRLVTSFLESFFERYVEFDFTAALEEKLDRISAGELDWREVLREFWKDFSAHVDGVKDLRVSQVLDALNEMLGPHVFPAKADGTDPRLCPTCGSGQLSLKLGKFGAFIGCSNYPECRYTRQLGTNGENGDEGGETSDKSLGTDPVTSLEVFLKAGRFGPYIQLGEGEKPKRSSLPKGWSPADMDLEKALRLLSLPREVGSHPEDGEPILAGLGRFGPFVQHGKTYANVESIDEVFTVGLNRAVSLIAEKREKGGRGRSTPAALKSLGDHPDGGAITVRDGKYGPYVNWGKVNATLPKGSDPQALTVEEALKLIAEKAGKGGKTAKAKAAPKKKAAADGDKPKKAAAKKAPAKKKAAKTAEA, via the coding sequence ATGAACGTCGTCGTTGTGGAATCGCCCGCCAAGGCCAAGACAATCAATAAATATCTGGGTTCGGGCTACCAGGTGCTCGCCTCCTATGGCCACGTGCGAGATCTGCCGGCCAAGGACGGATCGGTCGATCCGGAGCACGATTTCGCGATGACCTGGGAGGTCGACGGCAAGTCCAACAAGCGCATTTCCGACATCGCCAATGCGGTCAAGGACGCCGACACGCTGATTCTCGCCACCGACCCGGATCGCGAGGGCGAGGCCATCTCCTGGCATCTGATCGAGGTGCTGGCGAAGAAGCGGGTGCTGAAAGACAAGAAGATCGAGCGCGTTGTCTTCAACGCGATTACCAAGCAGTCGGTGCTGGAGGCCATGGCCAATCCGCGCCAGCTCGACGAGCCGCTGGTGGAGGCCTATCTCGCCCGCCGTGCGCTCGACTATCTGGTCGGCTTCACCCTCTCCCCGGTGCTCTGGCGCAAGCTGCCGGGCGCCCGCTCGGCCGGACGCGTGCAGTCGGTGGCCCTTCGGCTCATCTGCGACCGCGAGGCCGAGATCGAGACCTTCAAGCCCCAGGAATACTGGTCGATCATCGCCAGGCTGAAGACGGCGGCCGGCGAACCCTTCGAGGCTCGCATCGCCGAATATGCCGGCAAGAAGCTGACGCGCCTCGATGTCGGCACCGAAGCCGAGGCGATGGAGATCAAGCGTCACCTGGAGGCGGCGAGCCTGACGGTGGCGAGCGTCGAATCGCGGCCCCAGAAGCGTAATCCCTACGCCCCTTTCACCACCTCCACGCTGCAGCAGGAGGCCTCGCGCAAGCTCGGCCTCTCCGCCCAGCGCACGATGCAGATCGCGCAGCGTCTCTATGAGGGTGTCGACATCGGCGGCGAGACGGCCGGTCTCATTACCTATATGCGAACCGACGGCGTCCAGATTGCCCCCGAGGCCGTCGGCGCGGCCCGCAAGCTGATCGGCAACGACTATGGCGCGCGCTACCTGCCGGAAAAGCCGCGCTTTTATTCCACCAAGGCCAAGAACGCCCAGGAGGCTCACGAGGCGATCCGTCCGACCGACGTCTTCCGTCTGCCGAAGGCCGTCGCCAAATTCCTGGAGCCGGAACAGGCCAAGCTTTACGAACTGATCTGGAAGCGCACCATCGCCAGCCAGATGCAGTCGGCCGACTTCGAACGCACCACGGTCGATATCGATGCCAGCGCTGGCGGCAAGTCGGCAACGCTCCGCGCCACCGGCTCGGTGATGAAATTCGACGGCTTCCTGACGCTCTATACCGAGTCGCGCGACGACGAGGAGGACGAGGAGGGCAGCCGCCTGCCCGCCATAGCAACCGGCGACAAGCCGCAGCGCGAGTCGGTGGAGGCTGCCCAGCATTTCACCGAGCCGCCGCCACGCTACACCGAGGCGACGCTGGTCAAGAAGATGGAAGAGCTCGGCATCGGCCGCCCGTCGACCTATGCCGCGACGCTCGCCACCCTGCGCGACCGTGAATATGTCGAGATCGACAAGAAACGCCTCATCCCGCAGGACAAGGGCCGCCTCGTCACGTCCTTCCTGGAGAGCTTCTTCGAGCGCTATGTGGAGTTCGACTTCACGGCCGCGCTGGAAGAAAAGCTCGACCGGATTTCCGCTGGCGAGCTCGATTGGCGCGAGGTGCTGCGGGAGTTCTGGAAGGACTTCTCGGCCCATGTCGACGGGGTCAAGGATCTGCGCGTATCGCAGGTGCTCGACGCCCTTAACGAGATGCTCGGGCCGCACGTCTTCCCGGCCAAGGCCGATGGCACCGATCCGCGCCTTTGCCCGACCTGCGGCTCCGGCCAGCTCTCGCTGAAGCTCGGCAAGTTCGGCGCCTTCATCGGCTGCTCCAACTATCCCGAATGCCGCTACACGCGCCAGCTCGGCACTAACGGCGAGAATGGCGACGAAGGCGGCGAGACGAGCGACAAGTCGCTCGGCACCGATCCCGTCACCAGTCTGGAAGTTTTCCTGAAGGCCGGCCGCTTCGGCCCCTATATCCAGCTTGGCGAGGGTGAAAAGCCCAAGCGCTCGTCGCTGCCGAAGGGCTGGTCGCCGGCCGACATGGATCTGGAAAAGGCCTTGAGGCTGCTCTCGTTGCCGCGTGAGGTGGGCAGCCATCCGGAGGACGGCGAACCGATCCTCGCCGGTCTTGGCCGCTTCGGACCCTTCGTCCAGCACGGCAAGACCTATGCGAATGTCGAGTCGATCGACGAGGTCTTCACCGTCGGCCTCAACCGCGCGGTTTCGCTGATCGCGGAAAAGCGTGAAAAGGGCGGCCGTGGCCGGTCGACGCCGGCGGCCCTCAAGTCCCTCGGCGATCATCCGGACGGTGGAGCGATCACGGTTCGTGACGGCAAATACGGGCCCTACGTCAACTGGGGCAAGGTCAACGCCACGCTGCCCAAGGGCTCCGATCCGCAGGCCCTGACCGTGGAAGAAGCCCTGAAGCTCATCGCCGAGAAGGCGGGCAAGGGCGGCAAGACGGCGAAGGCGAAGGCCGCTCCGAAAAAGAAGGCGGCTGCGGACGGCGACAAACCGAAGAAGGCGGCCGCCAAGAAGGCACCGGCGAAGAAGAAAGCCGCGAAGACCGCAGAGGCATGA
- the rnr gene encoding ribonuclease R — MVKKIRPPKADSPPAPTREAVLRFIAEHPTKGTKRDIARAFDVTGDARVELKRLLKELEGEGLIERKHRRIALPGALPDVMVCEVISRDAEGDIFAEPVKWDEEENGPPPKLLVIVPKVKRGGDRVPGIGDRILARTSDLPRGYEHLARAALRVIKLLDRKPTGIVGVFKKTSGGGRIVPVSRKQDEMIVDPEHAGDAVDGDLVSVEVHRIGRYGLPSAKVREVIGSMKSERAVSMIAIHANDIPYIFPQEVLAEAEQAKPATLSGKREDWRDLPLVTIDPPDAKDHDDAVHGMADPDPANVGGHIVTVAIADVGAYVRPGTALDKEALKRGNSVYFPDRVIPMLPERISNDLCSLREGEDRPALAVRMIFDADGHKKSHTFHRIMMRSAAKLAYTQAQSAIDGHPDEKTAPLLDPILKPLWEAYACLHRGRSAREPLELDLPERKIVLKPDGTVDRVVIPERLDAHKLIEECMIQANVAAAETLERLKSPLVYRIHDQPTLAKLESLREFLSTMDLKLAKQGNLRPGQFNTILAKAAGSENVHLVNEVVLRSQSQAEYHPVNIGHFGLNLRRYAHFTSPIRRYADLIVHRALIRALKLGDDGLPDGIEERLERIAADISACERRAMVAERETIDRLVAEWLSDQIGGTFRGRIAGVTKAGLFVKLEGSGADGFVPASTLGADFYAYDEPSRALIGNRSGETFRMGDVVDVKLVEVAPLAGALRFEMLSNGRKGKPIGNQRFAKRAERRAKTPPGRSPKTRGWARG; from the coding sequence TTGGTCAAGAAAATCCGTCCGCCGAAGGCCGACAGCCCGCCCGCGCCAACCCGCGAGGCGGTGCTGCGCTTCATTGCCGAACATCCCACCAAGGGCACCAAGCGCGACATCGCCCGGGCTTTCGACGTCACGGGCGACGCCCGCGTCGAGCTCAAGCGTCTCCTGAAGGAGCTTGAGGGCGAAGGGCTGATCGAGCGCAAGCATCGCCGCATCGCCCTTCCCGGCGCCCTGCCCGACGTCATGGTCTGCGAGGTCATCTCGCGCGATGCCGAGGGCGACATCTTCGCCGAGCCGGTGAAGTGGGACGAGGAAGAAAACGGCCCGCCGCCGAAGCTGCTCGTGATCGTGCCGAAGGTGAAGCGCGGCGGCGACCGCGTGCCCGGCATCGGCGACAGGATTCTTGCCCGAACGTCCGACTTGCCGCGCGGCTACGAGCATCTCGCCCGCGCCGCCCTGCGTGTCATCAAGCTGCTGGACCGCAAGCCCACCGGCATCGTCGGCGTCTTCAAGAAGACCTCCGGCGGCGGCCGCATCGTTCCCGTCTCGCGCAAGCAGGACGAGATGATCGTCGATCCCGAGCATGCCGGTGACGCCGTCGACGGCGATCTCGTTTCCGTCGAGGTGCATCGCATCGGGCGCTACGGCCTGCCGAGCGCCAAGGTGCGCGAGGTCATCGGCTCGATGAAGTCGGAGCGCGCGGTCTCCATGATCGCGATCCACGCCAACGACATTCCCTATATCTTTCCGCAGGAAGTCCTGGCCGAGGCAGAACAGGCCAAGCCTGCGACCCTGTCCGGAAAGCGCGAGGACTGGCGCGACCTGCCGCTCGTCACCATCGATCCGCCGGACGCCAAGGACCATGACGACGCCGTCCACGGTATGGCCGACCCCGATCCCGCCAATGTCGGCGGCCATATCGTGACCGTCGCGATTGCCGACGTCGGCGCCTATGTCCGTCCCGGAACGGCCCTCGACAAGGAAGCGCTGAAGCGCGGCAACTCGGTCTATTTCCCGGACCGCGTGATCCCAATGCTGCCGGAGCGGATTTCCAACGACCTCTGCTCGCTGCGCGAGGGCGAGGACCGCCCTGCCCTCGCCGTGCGGATGATCTTCGACGCCGACGGCCACAAGAAGAGCCACACCTTCCACCGCATCATGATGCGCTCGGCGGCAAAGCTCGCGTATACGCAGGCGCAGTCCGCCATCGATGGGCACCCGGACGAGAAGACCGCGCCGTTGCTCGATCCGATCCTGAAGCCGCTCTGGGAGGCCTACGCCTGCCTGCATCGCGGACGCAGCGCCCGCGAGCCTCTGGAACTCGACCTGCCCGAGCGCAAGATCGTCCTGAAGCCGGACGGCACGGTCGACCGTGTCGTGATCCCCGAACGCCTCGACGCCCACAAGCTCATCGAAGAGTGCATGATCCAGGCGAATGTCGCGGCGGCGGAAACGCTGGAGCGGCTGAAGAGCCCGCTGGTCTATCGCATCCACGACCAGCCGACGCTCGCCAAGCTGGAATCGCTGCGCGAGTTCCTGTCAACCATGGACCTGAAGCTCGCCAAGCAGGGCAACTTGAGGCCCGGCCAGTTCAACACCATCCTTGCCAAGGCGGCGGGGTCCGAGAACGTCCACCTAGTCAACGAAGTGGTGCTGCGCTCGCAATCGCAGGCCGAATATCACCCGGTCAACATCGGGCATTTCGGCCTCAACCTGCGCCGCTACGCCCATTTCACCTCGCCGATCCGCCGCTATGCCGACCTCATCGTCCATCGGGCGCTGATCCGCGCCCTGAAGCTCGGCGACGACGGCCTGCCGGACGGCATCGAGGAAAGGCTGGAGCGGATCGCGGCGGACATTTCCGCCTGCGAGCGCCGGGCGATGGTGGCCGAGCGCGAGACCATCGACCGGCTTGTCGCCGAATGGCTGTCGGACCAGATCGGCGGCACCTTCCGGGGCCGCATTGCCGGCGTCACCAAGGCTGGATTGTTCGTGAAACTGGAAGGATCGGGCGCGGACGGCTTCGTGCCGGCGTCGACGCTCGGGGCGGACTTCTATGCCTATGATGAGCCGAGCCGTGCCCTTATCGGCAACCGGTCGGGCGAGACCTTCCGTATGGGCGATGTCGTCGACGTGAAGCTCGTGGAGGTCGCCCCGCTGGCGGGCGCCCTGCGCTTCGAGATGCTCTCGAACGGCCGCAAGGGCAAGCCGATCGGCAACCAGCGCTTCGCCAAGCGGGCCGAGCGGCGTGCAAAGACACCGCCCGGGCGATCGCCCAAGACCCGGGGGTGGGCCAGGGGATGA
- a CDS encoding alkene reductase encodes MTSDVSVLFQPLAVGDLTLANRIVMAPLTRNRATRGTNAPNDLNVQYYVKRADAGLLITEASQISQQGQGYIWTPGIFSSEQVAGWRKVTDAVHAAGGKMAIQLWHVGRISHVSLQKDGAAPVAPSAIKANGRTLIEGGMAEVSEPRALDIGELPGIVADYVRAAQNAKAAGFDAVEVHAANNYLIEQFLRDSTNKRSDAYGGPIENRARLLLEVVDAVVGVLGKGRVGVRLSPVTPANDGGLDSDPQALFGYVAKELAKRGIAYIHVIEGETRGGRDTIPFDYAALKAAFGGVYIANNGFSRELAIESVSKGHADAIAFGRAYIANPDLVSRIKLDAPWNEPDTSTFYGGTEKGYTDYPTLKAEAAE; translated from the coding sequence ATGACTTCCGACGTTTCCGTGCTGTTCCAGCCGCTTGCGGTTGGCGACCTGACACTTGCCAACCGGATCGTGATGGCGCCGCTGACGCGCAACCGCGCGACGCGCGGCACCAACGCGCCGAACGATCTCAACGTCCAGTATTACGTGAAGCGCGCCGATGCGGGCCTCCTGATCACCGAGGCCTCGCAGATCTCGCAGCAGGGTCAGGGCTACATCTGGACGCCCGGCATCTTTTCGTCCGAGCAGGTTGCCGGCTGGCGCAAGGTGACCGACGCCGTCCATGCGGCCGGCGGCAAGATGGCGATCCAGCTCTGGCATGTGGGCCGCATTTCGCATGTGAGCCTGCAGAAGGATGGCGCCGCTCCCGTTGCGCCCTCGGCCATCAAGGCCAACGGCCGGACGCTGATCGAAGGCGGCATGGCCGAGGTCAGCGAGCCGCGCGCGCTCGATATCGGCGAGCTTCCTGGCATCGTCGCCGACTATGTGCGGGCGGCACAAAACGCCAAGGCGGCCGGCTTCGACGCCGTCGAGGTCCATGCGGCCAACAACTACCTCATCGAACAGTTCCTGCGCGATTCCACCAACAAGCGGTCGGACGCCTATGGCGGCCCGATCGAGAACCGCGCGCGCCTGTTGCTCGAAGTCGTCGATGCGGTTGTCGGCGTTCTTGGCAAGGGCCGTGTCGGCGTGCGCCTGTCGCCGGTGACGCCTGCCAACGACGGCGGGCTCGACAGCGATCCGCAGGCTCTGTTCGGCTATGTGGCGAAGGAACTGGCCAAGCGCGGGATTGCCTATATCCACGTGATCGAGGGCGAGACCCGCGGCGGCCGCGACACGATCCCCTTCGACTATGCCGCGCTGAAGGCGGCCTTCGGCGGCGTCTACATCGCCAACAACGGCTTTTCGCGGGAACTCGCCATCGAGTCGGTGAGCAAGGGGCATGCCGATGCCATCGCATTCGGCCGGGCCTATATCGCCAATCCCGATCTCGTGTCGCGGATCAAGCTCGACGCACCCTGGAACGAGCCAGACACCTCCACCTTCTACGGCGGCACCGAGAAGGGCTACACCGACTATCCGACGCTGAAGGCCGAGGCGGCGGAATAA
- a CDS encoding aminopeptidase, producing the protein MTFMPDFKNAIDPAKLDKLAEVAVKVGLRLQKGQDLVMTAPVNALPLARLITKHAYMAGAGLVTTFFSDEEMALARFAFASDDSFDKAAGWLYEGMAKAYSDNAARLAISGDNPMLLSEQDPTKVARANKAMSLAYKPALEKIAGFDINWNIVSYPNPSWAKQMFPDLPEEEAVKTLADAIFAASRVDVADPVAAWTGHNAELAKRSAWLNDHRFSALQYSGPGTDLTLGLADGHEWFGGESTAKNGITCNPNIPTEEVFTTPHAMRVEGTVSSTKPLSHQGTLIDNIQVRFEGGRIVEAKASKGEAVLNKVLDTDEGARRLGEVALVPHSSPISQSGLLFYNTLFDENAASHIALGQCYSKCFLDGASLSKEQIAAQGGNSSLIHIDWMIGSDKIDIDGIKPDGSRVPVMRGGEWA; encoded by the coding sequence ATGACCTTCATGCCTGACTTCAAGAACGCCATCGATCCTGCCAAGCTGGACAAGCTCGCCGAGGTCGCGGTCAAGGTGGGCTTGAGGCTGCAGAAGGGGCAGGATCTGGTCATGACCGCCCCGGTCAATGCGCTGCCTCTGGCAAGGCTGATCACCAAGCATGCCTACATGGCCGGCGCCGGCCTCGTGACGACCTTCTTCTCCGACGAGGAGATGGCGCTGGCGCGTTTTGCCTTTGCCAGCGACGACAGTTTCGACAAGGCCGCCGGCTGGCTCTACGAGGGCATGGCGAAGGCCTATTCGGACAATGCGGCGCGTCTCGCCATTTCCGGCGACAACCCGATGCTCCTGTCGGAGCAGGATCCGACCAAGGTCGCACGGGCCAACAAGGCCATGTCTCTCGCCTACAAGCCGGCGCTGGAGAAGATCGCCGGCTTCGACATCAACTGGAACATCGTCTCCTATCCGAACCCGTCCTGGGCCAAGCAGATGTTTCCCGACCTTCCCGAGGAAGAGGCGGTGAAGACGCTGGCGGACGCGATCTTCGCCGCGTCCCGCGTCGATGTCGCCGATCCGGTCGCCGCCTGGACCGGGCACAACGCGGAACTTGCCAAGCGGTCCGCCTGGCTCAACGACCACCGCTTCTCGGCGCTCCAGTATTCCGGCCCTGGCACGGACCTGACCCTCGGCCTTGCCGACGGGCATGAATGGTTCGGCGGCGAGTCGACCGCCAAGAATGGCATCACCTGCAATCCGAACATTCCGACCGAAGAGGTGTTCACGACGCCGCATGCCATGCGCGTCGAAGGGACAGTGTCCAGCACCAAGCCGCTGTCGCATCAGGGCACCCTGATCGACAACATTCAGGTCCGCTTCGAGGGCGGCCGGATCGTCGAGGCGAAGGCCTCCAAGGGCGAGGCGGTGCTCAACAAGGTGCTCGACACGGACGAGGGCGCCCGGCGGCTTGGCGAAGTGGCGCTGGTGCCGCATTCCTCGCCGATCTCGCAGAGCGGCCTGCTCTTCTACAACACCCTCTTCGACGAGAATGCCGCGAGCCATATCGCGCTTGGCCAGTGCTACTCGAAGTGCTTCCTCGACGGCGCCTCGCTCAGCAAGGAGCAGATCGCGGCGCAGGGCGGCAACTCCTCGCTCATCCACATCGACTGGATGATCGGCTCCGACAAGATCGACATCGACGGGATCAAGCCTGACGGCTCGCGCGTTCCTGTCATGCGCGGCGGTGAATGGGCCTGA
- a CDS encoding LysR substrate-binding domain-containing protein, with translation MLLSLDPDFLRSFLAISETGSYGAAAERVNKTQSTVSAQMKRLEEVLNVSLFEKNGRRNTLTPSGLRLLEFARQMVHLNDETLRAFHPPDVSGFIRIGTSDDYAQAFLIPVLSRFAATHPAVEVEVLTDDTSGLLKRRDRNSFDAMLIATSRGGGDVETLRTDKLHWIGSDQYSRHQEEKMPLVMWSEGCAWRSKAEAALSAAGRPWRVAFTTSNSPLLFAAVRDGLGITIGPRWYLKPGLRVLDDLDALYPLGSEGLGIMARPGNRSAPLEAFLTEVRAQFRGDTALMAAA, from the coding sequence ATGTTGCTCTCGCTCGACCCAGATTTCCTGCGCAGTTTTCTCGCCATCTCCGAAACCGGCAGCTATGGCGCGGCGGCGGAGCGGGTGAACAAGACGCAGTCGACCGTCTCGGCCCAGATGAAGCGGCTGGAGGAGGTCTTGAACGTCAGCCTGTTCGAGAAGAACGGGCGACGGAACACTTTGACGCCGTCGGGCCTGCGGCTGCTCGAATTCGCACGCCAGATGGTGCATCTCAACGACGAGACGCTGCGGGCCTTCCATCCGCCGGATGTCTCCGGTTTCATCCGCATCGGCACCAGCGACGACTATGCCCAGGCCTTTCTCATCCCCGTGCTGTCGCGCTTTGCCGCCACGCATCCGGCGGTCGAGGTGGAGGTGCTCACGGACGACACCTCGGGGCTCCTGAAGCGGCGGGACAGGAATTCCTTCGACGCGATGCTGATCGCGACGAGCCGTGGCGGGGGCGACGTCGAAACACTGCGGACCGACAAGCTGCACTGGATCGGGTCGGATCAGTACAGCCGCCACCAGGAAGAAAAGATGCCGTTGGTGATGTGGTCGGAGGGCTGCGCGTGGCGATCCAAGGCGGAGGCGGCTCTCTCGGCAGCCGGGCGCCCCTGGCGGGTGGCCTTCACGACGTCCAATTCGCCTCTGCTCTTTGCGGCCGTGCGAGACGGGCTGGGCATCACCATCGGGCCTCGTTGGTATCTGAAGCCCGGTCTCAGGGTGCTCGACGACCTCGATGCGCTCTATCCGCTGGGCAGCGAGGGGCTTGGCATCATGGCCCGGCCCGGGAACAGATCCGCGCCACTTGAAGCCTTCCTCACGGAAGTTCGCGCCCAGTTCCGGGGCGACACCGCCTTGATGGCCGCGGCCTGA